TAGTGTGGAATAGAATCAGTGCTTTTGTAGAACCCTCGGGCAAGGCTTGaaaatgtcttttatagatactttctttttttggatGTCCCTGTCATCATCCATTTGGATACCATGCTTTGGTAGTGAGACACTAGAATCACTAGTACGTCTGTATCCCTAGAAGCAACTACAACTGTGTCGTATCGGACATTGGCAGCATGACAAGTCTCGTGTCCGATTCTTCATGGTCTGCTACCAGAGACAACGTATTCGTGTAGacttttgatgatttaacaactgattctttcataaatccaccagctgtgacaatttctttgtctataGGAGCTTGATGAATCAACTCCTCTGATAGAAATCGTGTCAGATCTGCATTATTATCTTGTAATGCCAAAAAGTTTGACCAGCAATTTGGCAGCGGTATTTCACCACTTTCTATAATTCGACGAATTGGTCTCTGTGTTTTGGTTCATCTTTGTCTGGTGGTGTCCTTTATCGACAGTTTCAAGTTAGGCAtgccatgttaaaaaaaaaaaaccagagccattacctccaacaagcgatgcagtgcaccagcatataaaaagagcacacttccaagcactcgtattgaaaaaagctgtatcgccaatccagcatttgccatcaccaacagattttgggtgggagctatctaatggtaaacttcaaccagtgcttctgaaaaatgtaCATCTaagctttttttaaatttatttaaaatatctcaTTACTACATATTTTACAATATGAAGGATATCAGTGGGAAAGtcacttcgcgttttgaccgttaaatcgtgtaaaatcgacttacttccgcattgacgattgacctatcgttgaaaactgaaaccacgatttttcgtcgcctagcaaataagtgctgttttattttaagctctcatgaatatttaagaaccgcccaacattacctattatggtaaaagcatttcctaataagtattattgaataaccaatcggtttccttcaaagaaaccgaagctaatacaatacattcggcgactgaagtcgggactcgtgaaatttataaatgtggtacgatttgactactgttttgttgtccattttctgaatagtcggaggtgcatcccaacaaatcaaaacaattataatcaattgttttatcaagaataatattagtttaatcgagtatgatatatttctatcctgttcaaaatgtgttggtgtattctcaggcctcgaaaggtaggtacattttctagctgtgagcgtggtttcggcaacgcgagacacgtgtgtcagtataggcgatagcgagacgtgtgttgtactgtgttgatgctgtttttaatataatttattactaaagaattatgTACATCTaagctgtttttaaatttatttaaaatatctcaTTACTACATATTTTACAATATGAAGGATATGATGATTAGACTATACGTACTTGACTTATTGAGAACAATGTAAACTTCTGATGGGACTAAAATCAAGgcctactataggcctagtttcCGGCGGGCGTATttttacaatctaaaaaataaaataaagattttaaaatgatagATGGGATATGAGGAGTGTGATCATTACCAATATTATGAATTAGAGAGTTATGTACATCTaagctgtttttaaatttatttaaaatatctcaTTACTACATATTTTACAATATGAAGGATATGTTGATTAGACTATACGTACTTGACTTATTGAGAACAATGTAAACTGCTGATGGGACTAAAATCAAGgcctactataggcctagtttcTGGTGGGCGTATttttacaatctaaaaaataaaatgaaaattttaaaatgatagaTGGGATATGAGGAGTGTGATCATTACCAATATTATGAATTAGAGAGTTATGTACATCtaagctttttttttaatttattgaaaatatcTCATTACtacatattttacaatattaaggATATGTTGATTAGACTATACATACGTACTTGACTTATTGAGAACAATGATGCTGATGGGACTAAGATCAAGGcctactatataggcctagtttcctagtttaattaaagaaaaaaactgATTAAACGCGTCTATcgattgttatttttaataacaatgtttattatagtagtatatatacatataaggcTAGCGGAGCTACCTAGTACTAGGCTACCCTACTCTACtactaggtaggctaggcctaattataataACTAGTAatcctagtagtagtagtaggcctagtagtagtaggctagtaactaggcctagtaagtctagggggtaggcctattattaattagacctaggctaggcccattAGGCATTATTAGGCCcaggctagcctactaggcctagctaggacgGCTAGTCAGCTCTAGCCTATAGTAATAGGTAGTACAATGGGAACGGGAGGCGGTGGTTTGGCCTAAACAGTAAAGCTAGATAGAGTGTTGGCACCCTGTCACTGTGAGCATGCAGTAGCCTActatgctaggcctagctactatCTAGCCTacctacctagcctagcctaggccctagtctGTCCTCCTCTCACTCTTCCTGGCCTAActaaattaaactaatatttaacTAGGCTAGCCCTATTAAAGGGCAGGCCTTCTTATTAAGTAAgcattataattatgaatacctaggcctagtaaagttgttagttttatatttataattatttggatATAGGCTAGGAGGCCTACCTGATAGATCGATCTTGACTTGACTGCTTTTAATTTTCCCGCTAAATAAAGTTATGTGAAAACAGCTGTAGAGGGCTCACTTTAGAAAAGCATGGAAAAGTTATGTCTAGCGCCCTCGGGAcgcgtatttttttttttccaggacgaacgtgggcaatTTACATAAATGGGCGTGGCTTAACCTCCAAAACACTCTCGCGCATGCGTACTTGGACTGAAATAGTTGTGAGGCGACAGAAAGCCATTCACGGATCTAAATAATCGATCGCGtacaaaataacaaatgtttGTATCTGCTTTTTTCTGTGTTAAGACATACAGATTTTTTTACTAATTTGGTGCTATGACCATGCTAGTTAATGCTAGTTGTGCCATTATTGGTAAAATAGACAGTGGGACTGTCGTTATTATGCTCTCAGGTCTGAGAGGTAGGCCTATAGCTGTTACTTGGAATGCATGCTACTGATGCTAGTATTTAGTCTAAGGCCAGGGTTAAATACTGCTATAATAGCAGCTATTTCTGACATAGCTCGAAAAGCAGTTGTGGTTGCTACGTGAAATTTATTATTGCTTAAACCTATTTAtcttaattttgttaataaaaaattTTGATTTATGCTGTCAAAGGGAAGTTTCAGATCAACGAAACAACAGAATACTCGATCCCCTCTTAAgttttacttaaatatttttggatTGTGCTGTTTAGGATGAAAATGTTATCTAAGTGTGCGGAATCCCTTGCAAAGCCTGAttgtttttgataaataatgttattgttttcagtatggtttattcaaaatattttgccGAGAactggaatgtcaaaaatgtataagtaaaatagttatttttgctggtttttttttctacagaagtgaataactataatttaaaaactgCAAAATGAGCTATTCAAGActgattttattcatttcattttttatgtttttgggggacaatacatctttaaaggttaggtattattattagttgGTATTAAGATAATCGTGGTCATCGTACATGATGTTATGCTCATTTTCGTTGTTCCAAAGCAATAATAACTACCTATTTTAATGTAGTTTCAATGGCATTATGTTATTCTTAGCTAATAATGGCAATAGACTAACTCAACCAGATACACataatttcaaattgcacatcCTTTATTATAActgttttaaaagaaattgtaaatataatttaataaatcatatATATCGTATATCATTTTATTAACGGCATTGTACCTAACCCTGTAAATAacctcaactatgaactgaacccaATCCTCTAAATAATGTCAACTATCAACAAAAACCTAACACTCTAAAAAGTTTCAACTACTGTATCAACTAAatctaaccctctaaataatctcaacgtTCATTATAAAAATGGGCTGTGAAACAGCAGTACTATGAGAATTTACTTTGAAGTGTGGCTTTTGCCGAGTGATGCATTTTGTAAAACACAAAATGAAAGGTTGTGCGAGGCTGCCGATCGCTTATTCCTTGGAAGGTCATGCATGCTATTTGGTGTGTTGGTTTTTGCGTTTAACAGCATAGCCATGCTCGGTGGTGAATGCAGCCTTTGATGGTCTTCCAACAGTCAAACGCCTCCTCCCACCCAGTGGCATCTTACGCCTAGCAACAGATGTGGGCTGCACTCCAATTTTGCTAGATGTTTGAAGTCCCCTTGCCTTGACCTTACACCTCGATGCTAATGATGCCCCACTGTACTTACCAAAAGTATGCAGAGCACTGACAAGGTGACTGTGTGTAGTGAGCTTGTTATAGTTTGAGACGAAATGCTTGACTGCCTTCTCAAACTCATGATCCCCGTTTCTCAGCTCTTGTCGGATTGAATTAAATGTACACTCTAACTGTTCTTCAACCTGTGGCACACGCTTGCTTGGTTGGCTAAATTGATTAATCAGTGTTGCCTGTGATCTTAACGATTGGATGCGGAGGATCTGGGGGTCTTGTAATTGTCCCATATGGTGTGCGCCACCTTTAGCTGGGGTTGCATCATCATCTGCTGTACAGGACGTCCCTTCTGTGGAGGCTGTTCCTTCTGTGGAGGCTATTCCTTCTGTAAAGGAGGTTCCTTCTAGGGAGGCGGTTCCTTCTAGTGAGGGGTTCCTTCTAGGGAGGAGGCTTCTTCTGTGGATGAGGCATCTTTTGGAGAGGAGACACTGATGTTTCGGCAGTTGTCAGTCTGCAATATACCACTCCTGAGTGGCTGAAACCAATGGTCATCAATTGCATCTCCACCAGTAGCAATTGTGTAGAAAAGCTTTCTCATGTCTACAGACTGAACAGGGAGGAAGTTGCTTGAttctatactgtatttgtgCATAATAGCTGCTTGGTGCTTGCATGGAGCACCTGTTCTACCTATTGGGCATGTGCAGATTCCAATGTCCATGTTCACATTGTAATAAGTGTTTTCCCTGCCACTTTTTACTGTGTACTCTTGACAATTTCCTAGCTTGGTGACAGCATCCGGGGAAACATCTTTCGGACAAGGGTAGAATCGAGAAATCAAGTTGTTGCTGTTGAGGCGATTGTTGGCGATGTCTGTCAGCTTTCTTACATTATAATTTTCCAACCGGGTCAGAACAAAATCAGTAAGTTGACAGATATTGAATGCCTTCAGCCTGTAGAAGATTTTGTCTTTGAGAATTCTCATGGCAGCTTCACAATAAGCTGTAGTGTTGTTGCCCCTTGTTCTCAGATCTTTCCTGTGGGCTAGTGACCATGTCACTCTGCGCTCATAGATTTCATTCACATGAGCTACAAAGCCTGGATACTTTAGGGATGTAGCATCAGCTTCTGTTGTTCTTTTGAACATGCTGTGTAGGTCATCCTCAGTCTCAGCATACACCATGGCTTTGAAGATGTTAAGGAGATGGGGTCGATCATTTTTATCAATCTTGTGCTTGCTGTCCCACAGCCATCTCCACATGGCTTGAAGCAAGTGGAAATGGCACAGCAGCAAGACAGAATTAGGATAAACTTCATGCAGGGCCAATCGAAGTGATGTGCAATCATCTGTCATAAATATACCTGGACCATTACTTGCATTGAAGAAAGCACTCTCTGGTAAAATTGAATGAAGCAGCTTGAAGGCAGATGTTAAAGTGGACTCGGACTCAGAAGATGTTATTAAAACACCAAGTGGAAGAGCACCAGCAGGGCTATGCGTCAGCAATAAAAAGACTCTGCAGTTCTGGCGATCCATGTTGCCAGAGGAGTCCACAAAAACCATCTCTTTACTGATTTTCCACATAGAGTGTACTCGCTTCATAAGGGGTGTGCAAATAGCAATGACGGTCTGGCCATCACAGGTTGTCTCTAGCTTTACACATTCATCATTGTGGTTCTCATTAAAATCTTGAACCTTTTTGTCAAGGAATAGCATCATTTTTGCTCCACCGGTGTCCCCATAGTGTGTCCTGAATTCCTTGTAAAATACCCTAAAATCAACAAAAGATAACACATACCAAAAATTaggtatacattttttgttgctTGCATACTATATAAATACTTGCTGAAAATTATTTTGCATTGAATAGAATCGATAATACTTTATCTCTTCATATACCCTCTTTGGTCTTTTGGGAGTACCGAGCAGATTTCTTGAAGTAAACCaaaattgttatcattatcaactCAGTCGATTTTTAGGTTGTTATAAAGGGGTGTCAAAATGCCCTCAAAATTTCCGACATCGGGAAGACCACGTTTCCTAAAACCCCCTTGAAAAGCACTTATCATGCAAATATGTTTCCCTCTTCaaccttttttatttacctGCTAAAAGAATAAAAGTAAACTAAAGTTTTTTGTTTTCGTCCACTAAGCAGCCCGGACAAATTGGAATGCTTCAAGCATTTTTACTTGTTTCTATAGACCCTGAAGATCAATCAAACATCCTGTTCCCAAACTgtatacaattttgaaaaaagcaATGTAGAACTTTGAAAAGCATAGACAGAATGTTACCTGTAACAGGACTGCAAATCAGGGCAATGGGCTCTGTCTGCAGAGACTCTTGTTTACTCAACATCTGTACAGCCTTCTTGAAGATCATATTTGATGGTATCCAGAGCAGATGATGGTGAATGGCCTGATCTGTAGAGCTCAAGAAGCTTCTCCGTTGCACCATCACTTACATCCCTTTCTCGAAGGGCATCAGCACTTGCCACCTCATGGTTGTGATCCCATTTCAAGGTTATGATTGTTGGATAACCTTGCCCTATGTGTTTATCTTTAGACCTGAAcagttaaaacaaaaatttaagcTGTAACTGATGCATTGGCTTTAATGAATCATCAGAGACAGACAGTACAGGAACTTGggaaaacaatttaaacaaaagtAAACTGTGTGTGTTGATATTAAGACACACATAAATCCTTAAATCCATAAATCATTTGAATTGGTACAACATATTTCAACTCAAAGAAATGAAGTGGTTAAACTGGTGGTTAACACAATTTTCTTGCAGATGGTAGCTTTTTCTCAGGAGGATTAGAACCAGTGCCaaattaataggcctaacatttacattttttaaatttgcgTCAATGTATTGTTTCTATACCGTCATgtcttttaaatttctttaaaaacaatcATGCTTACCTGTTTCGACCACGACAGTCAGCTGTCCTCTTTATTATGACAAACATTGTGCTCGGGCAGTTGGTGTTTTTGGAACCTTTCTTCAGGTCAGCTGTTGAGGATCGTGGATGGGTGTTATGGTGACAGTGCAAGTCAACCTGTTATAAGAAAACATACATCATGTCAATCAGGAGGTGGCAGGTTCCATCCATTAAAAACAGGACAATAATTATCAAACTGATGATATGTAGAAAATATTTATTACGTAAAGTAATGTTTGCAGACTTCAGATGATGAGTATTTGGTACAATATTGCAAAACAGCATTTGTGCCCATCTGATTTAGAACTTGTTATCATAGCTATTTTATTAAAGATCTTTATCCTGTCCAAATCAAACCATACAAAATTCCTTGCTGCAATGTGAACTTTTATCGAATTCATGATAATTCTTCAAAACctctaataaaaacaaaaacaaaactatgGAAATTAGCTGTTAGTGATAAATTCCTGTTAACGAAACACAACACAACTTTTCAAGTTGGACTAATATAGTTACTGGAAATACAAATAGCAAACTCATTAATGaattaatttctgttttttgttttgtaaatttgtgtatattttttatcgttcttaattttaatgttaattttattcatatgtGTATGCATTGTATGGGTATAtatgtgtgtatgtatataaacacatcaggcatagaacatgaattctaaaccacccggtgatatactgaaatataattaattaatttgaaacgatggAGGACAAACAAATCCATGAAATTTGTGAGAAtgagaaatatttatatatggtatgtatttctatatatatatacggtGTGTGTGAATGTgttgatattatatatatatataaatatataaactaaAAGACACagaaattatgataaataattagttaacaaACGTTTCATTAGTAAACAACTTTTTATTAatgcaatatattttgtaatagataatgtaaacatatattttagacaaaacaaatatatacattaagAAAACATTGGGTACTACGTATAagccaaaatattaaaattattattaatattaaagaggataaaaataagaaaatagcGAAAACATGTAGAAAGTGCTTAGAGATTCTGTAATTGTTGTTTAcaaacattgaatgaataaaggtggtggttaaccacaaaagataaaaaaaacaaaaaaacacaaaaacaaaaccCAAGTAGTAATTTATACTGACAACTATATCAACAGTTAAAATAATACCCTTACAGCTGTCACAACTTTCACACACGATACGAGACAAATTTCTGTACATACCCGGAAGACATTTTTTTGTCCGCTATTTGGATATGTTTTGTTTGTCCTCCATGTTGAGTAAGAAATTCCTTCAAACACTTTAAGCCACCTTAGTGTTTCTTCAGCAGAGGTGAGTGGTAACCTTAGGGTACATAGCATTGAATTTCCGTTTTCTTCATAGTGGCAAATTTTATACTTGTGACCTGATTGCAATTCTGGAAGTATTATCTGTAagagaaattaatttataatcagaTGGCTTTAATGGCATAAAAATGGCCTTAATCAGTATGCTGGTGATGTGACAGACCTCAAAACATTCAACAAAATACAGGTCTAGAGCAACCAACATCTTATGACGAAAACAAACGTGTATGTATTTTACTTGTTTGTCCCTGTTGTTGCAATCCAAAACtctaaagaaagaataatatttaaaggGGTGTGTTTATGATGAAATTAAGTGTTGTACTTGTAGTAATGAACCCATTATCAAGCCAAACGTTGTCCTTTTTAAAAGCAAATGACTTGCTTTTAATATGTAGGGCTATGCTCTACTGGGCTAGGAAAGATGTCATAGGTTATGGACAGATCTACATATACCATGTAATTATACATATGGTACCCTGTTCTCATTTGTTTATTTCTGCTTCAGAACCATTTTTTACATATACACACATTATCCAGCAGTATGCCACACAGACCACGCTGCAGCCCGAATGACACACTGGGGTGATTGTTTTAATACCATGAGATTTACACAACATTTCAACATCTATATGTATGAGTATAActagagtaggcctattataggtAGTCGTACAACAAGTAACAGTGTACACGCGCATGTAATTTATTGTGTATACAACAAACACTACACACACTACCCATGGagttatacctccatgcactACGCTACCTGAACTAGGCTACCGATCGATTGTGTGAGACCAATTCTACTGCATTTTTTGTGAAATTCGTTGAACATTTTGGGTCAAAGAATAACTTAATAAGCTCCCATGAAAAACAATGCATCATTCAAACAAGATGAGATAAAATTTACCTGCAATCGAGGACATGTATCCAGTTTTAGATCAGCGCAAGCCTTCCCAGCTAAACAACTCGCCATCATTCTCTCTGCATACTATCTCTACTTTAAAGTAAAACTTTTTTTAGACAATACGCGCATGCGCGAGAGTAGTTGGGGGTTAAGCTACGCCTATTTATGTAAattgcccacgttcgtcctggaaaaaaaaaat
This DNA window, taken from Antedon mediterranea chromosome 9, ecAntMedi1.1, whole genome shotgun sequence, encodes the following:
- the LOC140058177 gene encoding uncharacterized protein; this encodes MSSGLQTLLYVDLHCHHNTHPRSSTADLKKGSKNTNCPSTMFVIIKRTADCRGRNRSKDKHIGQGYPTIITLKWDHNHEVASADALRERDVSDGATEKLLELYRSGHSPSSALDTIKYDLQEAADRAHCPDLQSCYRVFYKEFRTHYGDTGGAKMMLFLDKKVQDFNENHNDECVKLETTCDGQTVIAICTPLMKRVHSMWKISKEMVFVDSSGNMDRQNCRVFLLLTHSPAGALPLGVLITSSESESTLTSAFKLLHSILPESAFFNASNGPGIFMTDDCTSLRLALHEVYPNSVLLLCHFHLLQAMWRWLWDSKHKIDKNDRPHLLNIFKAMVYAETEDDLHSMFKRTTEADATSLKYPGFVAHVNEIYERRVTWSLAHRKDLRTRGNNTTAYCEAAMRILKDKIFYRLKAFNICQLTDFVLTRLENYNVRKLTDIANNRLNSNNLISRFYPCPKDVSPDAVTKLGNCQEYTVKSGRENTYYNVNMDIGICTCPIGRTGAPCKHQAAIMHKYSIESSNFLPVQSVDMRKLFYTIATGGDAIDDHWFQPLRSGILQTDNCRNISVSSPKDASSTEEASSLEGTPH